In Phragmites australis chromosome 18, lpPhrAust1.1, whole genome shotgun sequence, the genomic window TTTCAGATGGCATGGAGGCAGCGGACGTCGGGATCGACGATGGGGAGAggacgccgtcgtcgtcgtcggacgACGAGCAGAGCCCAAAGAGCGGTCGGCTCCTGCCGGCTCTGGCGTTCACGCGGATCACATACGTGCACATACACCAGTCCGACGATTTCTCGGTACGCGCGTGCGATCTGTGGACAGTGCTGCTGGTTCACGACGAGTTGTCTGGCTGTACTCACGGCGTGTTGATTTCTGGCAGATCGGCGTGTTCTGCTTTCCGGCGGGCGCGACGCTGCCGCTGCACGACCACCCGGAGATGGTGGTTCTGAGCAAGCTCCTGTACGGCTCGGTGCGGGTGCGGTCGTACGACTGGGTCACCGAGCTGCCGTGCTCCACCGCAAGAAAGTGTAAGTTCCATCACGGTCCGTATACACGCTAACTACTGATTTGTCGTGGCGGTTGTGCTGACGGCGCGCGCCAAACGTGCTGCAGGTGGTTTGGCCAGGGTggtggccggcgacgaggtgcGGCGCGCGCCGTGCGAGGCGTCGGTGCTGTTCCCGCGGAGCGGCGGCAACCTGCACGCCTTCACCGCCGTGACGCCGTGCGCGATCCTCGACGTGCT contains:
- the LOC133899321 gene encoding plant cysteine oxidase 1-like — translated: MAVAFPPPHVMALSKVQRLYDACDVVFSSPAAAPTLGEIRWLQQLLDGMEAADVGIDDGERTPSSSSDDEQSPKSGRLLPALAFTRITYVHIHQSDDFSIGVFCFPAGATLPLHDHPEMVVLSKLLYGSVRVRSYDWVTELPCSTARKCGLARVVAGDEVRRAPCEASVLFPRSGGNLHAFTAVTPCAILDVLTPPYSEEQGRPSTYFNDVPIPSLPGFAFLEETDLPEDFNVAGAPYLGPDLTVDMDDDDDDDYDDYDE